Genomic window (Mycoplasmopsis citelli):
ATTCTTTATTATTGAAGTTTGAATATATCAATAAAAATTTATGTAAAAACTAGAAATTTAGATTTTTTTGTTATTAATTTAATTAAATAAAATTCAGTTGTCTACATTTAGTCGACAACTGAATTTTTACTAAATTTCTTCTGCTATCTATTGTTGAACTATTTGTTTTGTTAATTCAATTTTTTGATCAGCTCATTGAACAACATCTTTAATAACTAATTTTTGCACTGCTGAAATTAAAGTTTCCATAAATTCAAAATCAATTTTTTCATTTTTTGTGGGTAAAATAATTTCTTCATTTGAAGCTTTTTCCCAAGTACACATATAATCGTAATTGAATTTTTCTTTTAAGAATTTTAATGAGCTAGATAAAAATAGTCCTGTTTTTATAGACATATAAAATAACGTTTTCATAGAGAAAACTCTTGCATGAGTCACCATTTTATAATCAAAATTTCTGTAAAAAGCATTACCAAACATATCAATTGTTATTGTATTTTTATTAAATACTTTTGCGTTTACATCAGTTTTACCAATTATTCCATTATTTGTAAGGCCGGAAGAAACAACAAATATTCCTTTATTATTTATGTGTTTCTTTTGAATATCAAAATTTCCGTTAAATCCTTCGAATAAATCTTTAATTTTATATTTTTCCCAATTTAAACTTAATGATTTATCATTTAATAGTCTTCTTATCGCTAAGTCTTCTTCCTTAGTTAAGTTAAAATCTTTAAGACCTGTAGCAGTT
Coding sequences:
- a CDS encoding restriction endonuclease subunit S; this encodes MFFPSISIDFIEDRKFTNNQYLFFISIIRNAIYEKYSWNNKSHWSKVKKEKILLPTIEGKIDYKFIDNFIKELEAQRIAELEAYLTATGLKDFNLTKEEDLAIRRLLNDKSLSLNWEKYKIKDLFEGFNGNFDIQKKHINNKGIFVVSSGLTNNGIIGKTDVNAKVFNKNTITIDMFGNAFYRNFDYKMVTHARVFSMKTLFYMSIKTGLFLSSSLKFLKEKFNYDYMCTWEKASNEEIILPTKNEKIDFEFMETLISAVQKLVIKDVVQWADQKIELTKQIVQQ